One Streptomyces sp. P9-A2 DNA window includes the following coding sequences:
- a CDS encoding plasmid mobilization protein, with product MAKTRINISLERDQAERIRQHAERAGMDVSAYLVHATTRQMTESDAIEEQFAEVDALIARAERAADRLSAEPAPELKEQERREVEEALELAHGRERHSRLPGHAG from the coding sequence GTGGCGAAGACGCGGATCAATATCAGCCTGGAGCGAGACCAGGCCGAACGCATCAGGCAGCACGCGGAGCGGGCGGGCATGGACGTCTCGGCCTACCTGGTGCACGCCACGACGCGCCAGATGACCGAGAGCGATGCCATAGAGGAACAGTTCGCCGAGGTGGACGCGCTCATCGCCCGGGCGGAACGGGCGGCGGACCGGCTGTCTGCCGAACCCGCCCCGGAACTGAAGGAACAGGAACGTCGTGAAGTCGAGGAGGCTCTGGAGCTCGCCCACGGCCGGGAACGGCACAGCCGCCTTCCGGGACACGCCGGGTGA
- a CDS encoding helix-turn-helix domain-containing protein, whose amino-acid sequence MTDGGVVDDEDVPCGEADREPDPSDSLRTFGAVMQALREHAGYSRNEFANLVSFSKHTVESVELGRRMPDVALVERSEEALGNTGALRKSSQYVTRGRGDVGLAAWFRQWARLERVAVSLCTYESRLVPGLLQSEGYARAVFDNAIPPLTDGQLEDQVRARLERQKLLGERPNAVFSFIVEEFVFRRQLGGPEVMSELIAHVLELTAPRNVTLQIMPLGTEFHACLDGPVQLLETPRQRRLAYSEGQQNGRLISDPKEVSLLCQRYDTLRSQALNPKDSRGLLERLRGEL is encoded by the coding sequence ATGACCGACGGCGGTGTGGTGGACGACGAGGACGTGCCGTGCGGCGAGGCGGACCGGGAGCCCGATCCCTCGGACAGCCTGCGGACGTTCGGGGCGGTCATGCAGGCACTGCGCGAGCACGCGGGGTACAGCAGAAACGAGTTCGCGAACCTGGTGAGCTTCTCCAAGCACACGGTGGAGTCGGTGGAGTTGGGGCGAAGGATGCCCGACGTGGCGTTGGTGGAGCGGTCCGAGGAAGCGCTGGGGAACACGGGGGCGCTGCGGAAGTCGTCGCAGTACGTGACGCGGGGACGCGGGGATGTGGGACTCGCGGCGTGGTTCCGGCAGTGGGCTCGGCTGGAGCGGGTGGCGGTGAGCCTGTGTACATACGAGTCCCGGCTGGTACCGGGGTTGTTGCAGTCGGAGGGGTATGCGCGGGCGGTGTTCGACAATGCCATTCCGCCACTGACGGATGGGCAGTTGGAGGACCAGGTCAGGGCGCGTCTTGAGCGTCAGAAGTTGCTCGGGGAGCGGCCAAATGCCGTGTTCAGCTTCATCGTTGAGGAGTTCGTCTTCAGGCGTCAACTGGGCGGTCCCGAGGTCATGAGTGAGCTGATCGCCCACGTACTGGAGCTGACTGCCCCGCGTAACGTGACACTTCAGATCATGCCGCTGGGCACTGAGTTCCACGCCTGCCTGGACGGCCCTGTACAGCTGTTGGAGACGCCGCGACAGCGGCGCCTCGCGTACTCGGAGGGACAGCAGAACGGCCGGCTGATCTCCGACCCGAAAGAGGTGAGCCTCCTCTGCCAGCGCTATGACACACTGCGCTCGCAGGCCCTGAACCCCAAGGACTCGCGTGGCCTGCTGGAGCGACTCCGAGGAGAGCTATGA
- a CDS encoding helix-turn-helix domain-containing protein, which translates to MDLREIGERVARERAQAGLSQRELAVRAELSQPTLARIERGERSALTLAELDRIAAALAVSLTLLTKGNPVRRRMQVAARASEGAEEELRQAEGLVGEILALDDRLDRFVPDGHKADRQRAARLKRPLTQVVDAEREGRDLAEKLRECLRLGLGPVPDLAEIVESAIGLDTAALTLPQDVSGFTALDSEREVTISVVNASHVPERQRFSLAHELGHVLLSDGVAAHRLDGRRTPAEKRCDAFARHLLAPAEGVRRWMECLSVTEPGRRECAMAARHYGVSLPVLLIQCKELGLLTDAQAKRVQGPTGRELAWTYGWGPQYSVECEAAARVRPPRRIMERAVEAYRTGHIGVRAIASLSGAEPRTTERELDEAGIRPPQVALSGRVDVRSLIARRGRPAHRATEPPEDGQEQR; encoded by the coding sequence ATGGATCTGAGGGAGATCGGCGAAAGGGTCGCGCGGGAGCGGGCGCAGGCGGGGCTGAGTCAGCGGGAGCTGGCTGTGCGTGCGGAGCTGAGCCAGCCGACACTGGCGAGAATCGAGAGGGGAGAACGGTCGGCGCTGACGCTGGCCGAGCTCGACCGTATCGCTGCGGCGCTGGCGGTTTCGCTCACGCTGCTGACCAAGGGGAACCCGGTGCGGCGGCGCATGCAGGTGGCGGCGCGGGCCTCGGAAGGCGCCGAGGAGGAGCTGAGACAGGCCGAGGGGCTGGTCGGCGAGATCCTGGCTCTCGATGATCGCCTCGACCGGTTCGTGCCGGACGGCCACAAAGCCGATCGACAGCGGGCGGCCCGACTGAAGCGGCCCCTCACACAGGTCGTCGATGCCGAGCGCGAGGGCCGGGACCTGGCGGAAAAGCTTCGTGAGTGCCTCAGGCTGGGTCTCGGCCCCGTCCCGGACCTCGCCGAAATCGTGGAGTCGGCGATCGGCTTGGACACGGCCGCGCTCACGCTTCCCCAGGACGTATCCGGATTCACCGCGCTCGACTCCGAGCGTGAGGTGACGATCTCGGTCGTCAACGCGTCACACGTGCCCGAGCGGCAGCGTTTTTCACTGGCGCACGAGCTGGGACACGTACTGCTGTCGGACGGTGTGGCCGCGCACCGGCTGGACGGCCGGCGGACACCGGCCGAGAAGCGGTGCGACGCCTTCGCCCGGCATCTGCTGGCCCCGGCGGAGGGCGTCCGCCGCTGGATGGAGTGCCTCTCGGTTACCGAGCCGGGACGCAGAGAGTGCGCCATGGCGGCCCGGCACTACGGCGTGAGCCTTCCCGTGCTGCTCATCCAGTGCAAGGAGCTGGGACTGTTGACCGACGCCCAGGCCAAGAGGGTGCAGGGTCCGACGGGGCGCGAACTCGCGTGGACCTACGGCTGGGGGCCTCAGTACAGCGTGGAGTGCGAGGCCGCGGCGCGCGTGCGGCCGCCGCGCCGGATCATGGAACGGGCCGTCGAGGCCTACCGGACAGGACACATCGGGGTGCGGGCCATCGCGTCGCTGAGCGGCGCCGAGCCGCGTACCACCGAGCGGGAACTGGACGAAGCCGGTATTCGGCCCCCCCAGGTCGCGTTGTCGGGGCGTGTCGACGTACGAAGCCTCATCGCCCGTCGCGGCCGGCCGGCACACCGGGCCACGGAGCCGCCCGAGGACGGACAGGAGCAGCGGTAG
- a CDS encoding DUF262 domain-containing protein, with the protein MQKLEAHEMPLHKVFSSDYDFQIPDYQRPYAWQEEQASQLLMDLQEALDRGTDEPYFLGSIVLVKDGGAPKAHVIDGQQRLTTLTILLSVLRDLTEDSELRGDLDRLVMEPGAKIRGLAPRPRLTLRSRDTDFFEKYVQTKGAVDTLLSFKEDALRTDAQKAVLRNATALHRSLTEQTEERRLELAQMLAERTFLVVVSTPDLDSAHRIFSVMNSRGLDLSPTDIFKSQIIGDLGAEASEACSTTWEDAEEMLGRDDFAELFQHLRMIFAKKRAEQELLKEFPEQVLSRYLPGRAESFVHDVVRPYAEAYAQIREARYESATGAETVNAWFRRLQQVDNYDWRPAALWALRHHENDPAWLDMFMQALERLSASMFIRRVYTTPRVTRYTELLRQLDEGQGLDSPALELRDDEKTETRARLDGDLYLVGKIRKYVLLRLDELLARSQGVTYNHSLITVEHVLPQNPKADSEWVELFDDEQRMQWTHRLGNLVLLNRAKNSAAQNYDFATKKAKYFTGRGGVVPFALTSQVLQHTEWTPELLKARQEELLGVLFEEWRF; encoded by the coding sequence ATGCAAAAACTCGAGGCGCACGAGATGCCCCTGCACAAGGTGTTCAGCAGTGACTACGACTTTCAGATCCCCGACTACCAGCGCCCCTACGCCTGGCAGGAGGAGCAGGCGTCACAGCTGCTGATGGACTTGCAGGAGGCCCTGGACCGCGGAACGGACGAACCCTACTTCCTCGGCTCCATCGTGCTCGTCAAGGACGGCGGGGCGCCGAAGGCGCACGTCATCGACGGCCAGCAGCGTCTCACGACTCTGACCATCCTCCTGTCGGTCCTGCGTGACCTCACTGAGGACTCGGAACTGCGCGGCGACCTCGACCGGTTGGTGATGGAGCCGGGCGCCAAGATCCGTGGGCTCGCACCGAGGCCGCGGCTCACCCTGCGCAGCCGCGACACGGACTTCTTCGAGAAGTACGTCCAGACGAAGGGCGCGGTGGACACGCTGCTGTCGTTCAAGGAAGACGCACTGCGGACCGACGCGCAGAAGGCCGTCCTCCGCAATGCGACGGCCCTGCACCGCAGCCTCACCGAGCAGACCGAGGAGCGTCGGCTGGAACTGGCCCAGATGCTCGCGGAGCGGACGTTCCTGGTCGTCGTCAGCACTCCCGACCTCGACAGCGCGCACCGGATCTTCAGCGTCATGAACTCCCGCGGCCTGGATCTGTCGCCCACCGACATCTTCAAGTCGCAGATAATCGGTGATCTCGGTGCGGAAGCCTCCGAGGCGTGCTCCACCACTTGGGAGGACGCAGAGGAGATGCTGGGGCGTGACGACTTCGCGGAACTCTTCCAGCACCTTCGTATGATCTTCGCCAAGAAGAGGGCGGAGCAGGAGCTGCTCAAAGAGTTCCCGGAGCAGGTGCTCAGCCGCTATCTCCCCGGCCGGGCCGAGAGCTTCGTCCACGACGTCGTCCGGCCGTACGCGGAAGCGTACGCGCAGATCAGGGAGGCCCGGTACGAATCGGCCACCGGCGCGGAGACGGTCAACGCCTGGTTCAGGCGACTCCAGCAGGTCGACAACTACGACTGGCGGCCGGCCGCCCTGTGGGCGCTGCGACACCACGAGAACGATCCTGCCTGGCTCGACATGTTCATGCAGGCGCTGGAGCGGCTCTCGGCCAGCATGTTCATCCGCCGTGTCTACACGACACCTCGTGTCACCCGCTACACCGAGCTGCTTCGGCAGCTCGACGAAGGGCAGGGTCTCGACTCCCCGGCCCTCGAACTGAGGGACGACGAGAAGACCGAGACCCGGGCCAGGCTCGACGGCGATCTCTATCTCGTCGGCAAGATCCGCAAGTATGTGCTGCTCCGGCTCGATGAGCTGCTGGCCCGCAGCCAGGGGGTGACGTACAACCACTCGCTCATCACCGTGGAGCACGTCCTGCCGCAGAACCCGAAGGCAGACTCGGAGTGGGTGGAGCTGTTCGACGACGAGCAGCGCATGCAGTGGACGCACCGCCTGGGGAACCTGGTGCTGCTGAACCGCGCCAAGAACTCGGCGGCCCAGAACTACGACTTCGCCACCAAGAAGGCCAAGTACTTCACCGGCCGCGGGGGAGTGGTCCCCTTCGCGCTGACCAGTCAGGTGCTTCAGCACACCGAGTGGACCCCCGAGCTGCTGAAGGCCAGGCAGGAGGAGCTGCTGGGCGTGCTCTTCGAGGAGTGGCGTTTCTGA
- a CDS encoding AraC family transcriptional regulator — protein MTNAREQASWTRTRLGRCGPPLDLLTACFDRHEYAPHAHDEFTVGVTVGGLEAIAYRGGRIVSGPGTIVVLEPGEVHTGGPAASDGYSYRALYAAPALLTDGTHGTGLPYFREPVLDDPELAGALRRAHTEVSACPDPLEAESRLPWLLTALAHRHSTARADACAVPGAGHIALAVRDRLADELLAPPSLASLATDLGLSRYQLLRAFRTTMGIPPYAWLAQYRVTRARGLLEAGLRPAEVAALVGFADQAHLTRWFRRVLGVTPAAYRNSVQDAGR, from the coding sequence GTGACGAACGCACGGGAACAGGCCAGCTGGACCAGAACGCGGCTCGGACGCTGCGGGCCGCCGCTCGACCTGCTCACCGCCTGCTTCGACCGGCACGAGTACGCCCCGCACGCCCACGACGAGTTCACGGTCGGCGTGACCGTCGGCGGCCTGGAGGCCATCGCGTACCGCGGCGGGCGCATCGTCTCCGGCCCCGGGACCATCGTCGTCCTCGAACCCGGCGAGGTGCACACCGGCGGTCCGGCCGCCTCCGACGGCTACTCCTACCGCGCTCTGTACGCCGCCCCCGCCCTGCTCACCGACGGCACCCACGGCACCGGCCTCCCGTACTTCCGTGAGCCGGTCCTCGACGACCCCGAACTGGCCGGCGCCCTGCGCCGCGCGCACACCGAGGTCAGCGCCTGCCCCGACCCCCTGGAGGCGGAGTCCCGGCTGCCCTGGCTGCTCACCGCCCTCGCGCATCGCCACTCCACCGCCCGGGCGGACGCCTGCGCGGTCCCCGGTGCCGGGCACATCGCCCTGGCCGTCCGCGACCGCCTCGCCGACGAGTTGCTCGCCCCGCCCTCCCTCGCCTCCCTCGCCACCGACCTGGGCCTGTCCCGCTACCAGCTCCTGCGCGCGTTCCGTACGACGATGGGGATACCGCCGTACGCCTGGCTCGCCCAGTACCGGGTCACCAGGGCCCGCGGCCTGCTGGAAGCCGGGCTGCGCCCCGCCGAAGTGGCCGCACTCGTGGGCTTCGCCGACCAGGCCCATCTGACCCGCTGGTTCCGCCGCGTCCTCGGGGTGACCCCGGCGGCGTACCGCAACAGCGTTCAAGACGCCGGGCGCTGA
- a CDS encoding restriction endonuclease has protein sequence MKFSFDADLEYQRQAIDAVTGLFKGQEAMTSQFTVHAHPSAHGGFEGLSDLGYGNMLHLDEETILANLREVQNRTGLAPEPSLDSMNFTIEMETGTGKTYVYLRTIYELNQLYGFTKFMVVVPSVAIKEGIETSIQMLREHFATLYGNPPMNPFQFDGNNPSRVRSFSTSPSIEVMIVTVGAINKKTNKIYQPAEDLDFEVPADLIRATKPIIIVDEPQSVYGDTGNGRKKGAGRSALENFNALATLRYSATHPKDDKANLVYRLDAIAAYENELVKQIEVDSLVTSASGTTPYVRFLGAKRGKAGTITARVEVDVEEGNEIKRKAVTVDTGSRSNLADATGRDLYKDLTVVAITATQGQESISFDTVAQPLGSGDSIGAEVSVGERARQMIAQTIRQHLCKEQEFAIHERDIKVLSLFFVDSVAKYREYGPDGEALPGEYQRIFEEEYTRITSEPEFNTLLGGSAADQVAKETHQGYFSVDRRKGGSEVLVDTKETTDKGRQQAGLAYEQIMRDKVGLTTPGTAIRFIFSHSALQEGWDNPNVFQICVLRNMGTERWRRQSIGRGLRLCVDGSGNRVHGFDTNRLTVIANESYEEFAERLQREMADDLGIRFGVVTVDGIARLTFKAEDGSVAPVGATAAQQLYQALFFEGYVDVKGKVQDNLREAVQTGDAKLTKLVSDAVDSEAATKAVLGHFKRLAKPIDVKKAGERIAVPVVQERLDSPEFQELWNRIRHRTEYRVEVDETDLRAAMVKALRTMLPVPKRRGEWFTRRVRRIDQSGLTAETTAARRTDVTYADSEDLPDILSVLADRTQLTRATIAHVLTESGTLGQFRNNPQAYIDQVGRQLNITKDRFLVEGVRYELVDASRPEGDRRYALSLFHEADLAGYTGPGGNIITDADGNAVSFKEKSVYRYLIIDSNPEKEFALALLQRPEVKTFVKLPPSFKIPTPLGSYNPDWALTVERTDGSRYIVFETKDVNETELLRIGEQDKITSARAHFDAVTRDAAIDDLEYEVVNGIEAATAVMERDA, from the coding sequence ATGAAGTTCTCCTTCGACGCGGACCTCGAGTACCAGCGTCAGGCCATCGACGCGGTCACGGGCCTGTTTAAGGGACAGGAGGCCATGACCTCCCAGTTCACCGTGCACGCGCATCCGTCCGCGCACGGTGGGTTCGAGGGGCTCTCCGACCTGGGGTACGGCAACATGCTGCACCTGGACGAAGAGACAATCCTCGCGAACCTGCGCGAGGTGCAGAACCGCACCGGTCTCGCCCCGGAGCCGTCGCTGGACTCGATGAACTTCACCATCGAAATGGAGACCGGAACCGGCAAGACGTACGTCTACCTGCGGACCATTTACGAGCTCAACCAGCTCTACGGATTCACCAAATTCATGGTGGTCGTCCCGTCGGTAGCTATCAAGGAGGGCATCGAGACGTCCATCCAGATGCTGCGTGAGCACTTCGCGACCCTGTATGGAAATCCGCCGATGAACCCCTTCCAGTTTGACGGCAACAATCCCTCCCGCGTTCGTTCCTTCTCCACCTCGCCCAGTATCGAGGTCATGATCGTCACCGTCGGGGCGATCAACAAGAAGACCAACAAGATCTACCAGCCTGCTGAGGACCTCGACTTCGAGGTCCCCGCCGATCTGATCCGGGCCACGAAGCCGATCATCATCGTCGACGAGCCACAGAGCGTGTACGGGGACACAGGTAACGGCAGGAAGAAAGGCGCGGGGCGCAGCGCGCTGGAAAACTTCAATGCCCTGGCTACGTTGCGCTATTCAGCCACCCACCCGAAGGACGACAAGGCCAACCTCGTCTACCGCCTCGACGCCATCGCCGCCTACGAGAACGAGCTGGTCAAGCAGATCGAGGTCGACTCCCTGGTCACCTCTGCCAGCGGGACGACCCCGTACGTCAGGTTCCTCGGGGCGAAGCGCGGCAAGGCTGGAACGATCACGGCCCGCGTCGAGGTGGATGTCGAGGAGGGCAACGAGATCAAGCGTAAGGCGGTCACCGTCGACACCGGGTCACGCAGCAACCTCGCGGATGCGACCGGACGTGACTTGTACAAGGACCTCACGGTGGTCGCCATCACCGCGACCCAGGGGCAGGAGAGCATCTCCTTCGACACCGTCGCACAGCCACTGGGTTCAGGCGACAGTATCGGCGCCGAGGTCAGCGTAGGTGAGCGAGCCCGCCAGATGATCGCCCAGACCATCCGGCAACACCTGTGCAAGGAGCAGGAGTTCGCGATCCACGAACGCGACATAAAGGTACTCAGCCTGTTCTTCGTCGATTCCGTGGCCAAGTACCGGGAGTACGGCCCCGACGGAGAGGCCCTGCCGGGCGAGTACCAGCGGATCTTCGAGGAGGAGTACACGCGCATCACCTCCGAGCCAGAGTTCAACACTCTGTTGGGCGGCTCCGCCGCCGACCAGGTCGCGAAAGAGACCCACCAGGGGTACTTCTCCGTGGACCGCCGCAAAGGCGGCAGCGAGGTGCTGGTGGACACCAAGGAGACCACTGACAAGGGGCGCCAGCAGGCCGGTCTGGCCTACGAGCAGATCATGCGGGACAAGGTCGGCCTGACCACGCCCGGCACTGCCATCCGGTTCATCTTCAGCCACTCTGCACTGCAAGAGGGCTGGGACAATCCCAACGTTTTCCAGATCTGTGTTTTGAGGAACATGGGCACAGAGCGGTGGCGACGCCAGTCCATCGGGCGGGGCCTGCGCCTGTGCGTGGACGGGTCGGGCAACCGGGTGCACGGCTTCGACACCAACCGCCTCACCGTGATCGCGAACGAGTCCTACGAGGAGTTCGCCGAGCGCCTCCAGCGCGAGATGGCCGACGACCTGGGTATCCGGTTCGGCGTCGTCACCGTGGACGGCATCGCGCGGCTGACTTTCAAGGCAGAGGACGGGAGCGTCGCCCCCGTGGGCGCGACCGCCGCGCAGCAGCTGTACCAGGCCTTGTTCTTCGAAGGGTATGTCGACGTCAAGGGGAAGGTGCAGGACAACCTGCGCGAGGCCGTACAGACCGGTGACGCGAAACTTACGAAGCTTGTCAGCGACGCCGTGGATTCGGAGGCCGCCACCAAGGCTGTACTCGGACACTTCAAGCGCCTGGCCAAACCAATCGATGTCAAGAAAGCCGGCGAACGCATCGCGGTGCCCGTCGTCCAGGAGCGGCTGGACAGCCCCGAGTTCCAGGAGCTCTGGAACCGCATCCGGCACCGCACGGAGTACCGCGTCGAGGTCGACGAAACCGACCTGCGCGCCGCAATGGTGAAGGCGCTGCGCACCATGCTCCCCGTGCCCAAGCGCCGGGGCGAGTGGTTCACGCGCCGTGTACGGCGCATAGACCAGAGTGGTCTGACTGCCGAAACTACGGCCGCGAGACGCACGGACGTCACCTACGCGGACAGCGAGGACCTGCCCGACATCCTGTCCGTTCTCGCGGACCGCACGCAGTTGACCCGTGCCACGATCGCCCACGTCCTCACCGAGTCGGGCACCCTCGGCCAGTTCCGGAACAATCCGCAGGCGTACATCGACCAGGTAGGCCGCCAGCTCAACATCACCAAGGACCGCTTCCTGGTCGAAGGGGTGCGCTACGAGCTGGTGGACGCTTCTCGTCCCGAGGGGGACCGCCGGTACGCCCTCAGCCTGTTCCACGAGGCCGACCTCGCCGGCTACACCGGCCCCGGAGGAAACATCATCACGGACGCGGACGGCAACGCGGTGTCGTTCAAAGAGAAGTCCGTGTACCGCTACCTGATCATCGACTCGAATCCGGAGAAGGAATTCGCGCTCGCGCTCCTGCAGCGCCCCGAGGTCAAGACCTTCGTCAAGCTCCCGCCCTCGTTCAAGATCCCAACCCCCCTGGGGAGCTACAACCCCGACTGGGCCCTGACCGTAGAACGGACCGACGGCAGCCGCTACATCGTCTTCGAGACCAAGGATGTCAACGAGACAGAACTACTGCGCATCGGAGAACAAGACAAGATCACTTCTGCCCGCGCACACTTCGACGCGGTAACGCGAGATGCCGCAATAGACGATCTTGAGTACGAGGTCGTCAACGGCATCGAGGCGGCGACCGCCGTGATGGAACGGGACGCTTGA
- a CDS encoding ATP-binding protein, whose protein sequence is MSATTPQLNPAVHTFAQLLSSTRRGARLARLLAAEQLRAWPVSLGVTERAEQIVAELAANAALHGRVNSRDFRLALTLDTTAGLLRIAVTDARGEHLPSPPADCGPPLDAESGRGLLLISALADRWGVEPYPPGGKTVWAQIGGPHS, encoded by the coding sequence ATGAGCGCAACCACACCCCAACTCAATCCCGCCGTACACACGTTCGCCCAGCTCCTGTCGTCCACCCGCCGAGGAGCCCGGCTCGCCCGCCTCCTCGCCGCCGAGCAGCTCCGCGCGTGGCCGGTGTCACTCGGCGTCACCGAGCGCGCCGAGCAGATCGTGGCCGAACTCGCGGCCAACGCCGCCCTGCACGGTCGCGTCAACAGCCGCGACTTCCGGCTCGCCCTCACCCTCGACACCACGGCCGGCCTGCTCCGTATCGCCGTCACCGACGCCCGGGGCGAGCACCTCCCGTCACCTCCTGCGGACTGCGGACCACCCCTGGACGCCGAGTCCGGCCGCGGCCTCCTCCTGATTTCCGCCCTCGCCGACCGCTGGGGCGTCGAGCCGTATCCGCCCGGCGGCAAGACGGTCTGGGCGCAGATCGGCGGCCCCCACTCATGA
- a CDS encoding DUF397 domain-containing protein codes for MNTTELAWFKSSYSGTQGDSCVEVAVTEQAVCVRDSKDVTRTHFAVGRGEWTRFVGFVTEA; via the coding sequence ATGAACACGACGGAACTGGCGTGGTTCAAGTCCAGCTACAGCGGCACTCAGGGTGACAGCTGCGTCGAGGTCGCCGTCACCGAACAGGCCGTGTGCGTACGGGACTCCAAGGACGTGACGCGCACCCACTTCGCCGTCGGGCGTGGGGAGTGGACGCGGTTCGTGGGGTTCGTCACGGAGGCGTGA
- a CDS encoding transposase — protein sequence MSKKQIRTLDDPFVAPGPSGVAIRDRLKQLTPEDEKVLRLVGGHLGRLASLDLKQRCSDGLEHNSDMWAARKQALTAESSSRWAGSITKATHDQWALSRRCQLAHLQGLEAGARTLMHRLSQPIGEKGTKRAPGGYRSKGEWFYKSRRLAVLEHRLDVARAEREAGVVHVVRGGRRMLNTRHNLEKAGLTEDRWHERWEAERWFFAADGESGKRFGNETIRVTPDGEVSIRLPAPLAHLANSKHGRYVLASKVAFVHRGGEWRDRIEQNRAVAYRVHLDVRRGRWYLTASWTKPVVKTVPLETARARGMVGVDTNADHFAAYRLDRHGNPIGSPRRFAYDLSGTAEHRDAQIRHALTRLLHWTRQTGAQAVGIENLDFAAEKTREKHGRKKRFRQLISGMPTGKLKARIVSMAAEHGIAIVAVDPAYTSMWGDQHWRKPLTGKTRHMTRHDAASVAIGRRALGHPIRRRTAPPRHHQSDGAGHRTVQADRGDRGREETRHPVTERAQDARRRTGTTRTRETSTSNTVRDARSSGTWVQDPLLDTV from the coding sequence ATGAGTAAGAAGCAGATCCGTACCCTCGACGATCCGTTCGTCGCCCCCGGCCCGTCCGGGGTGGCGATACGTGACCGCCTCAAGCAGCTCACTCCAGAAGACGAGAAGGTGTTGCGCCTGGTCGGCGGACACCTGGGGCGCCTGGCATCGCTGGACCTCAAGCAGCGGTGCTCCGACGGCCTGGAGCACAACAGTGACATGTGGGCGGCCCGTAAGCAGGCACTGACGGCCGAGTCGTCCTCACGCTGGGCCGGGAGCATCACGAAGGCGACCCACGATCAGTGGGCGCTCTCCCGGCGTTGTCAGCTTGCGCACCTCCAGGGCCTTGAGGCCGGTGCGCGGACGCTGATGCACCGCCTGTCGCAGCCCATCGGGGAGAAGGGAACCAAGCGGGCTCCGGGCGGCTACCGGTCGAAGGGAGAGTGGTTTTACAAGTCCCGACGCCTGGCGGTCCTGGAGCACCGTCTCGACGTGGCTCGCGCTGAGCGTGAGGCCGGCGTCGTGCACGTCGTTCGCGGCGGCAGGCGGATGCTCAACACCCGGCACAACCTGGAAAAGGCCGGGCTCACCGAGGATCGGTGGCACGAGCGTTGGGAGGCCGAGCGCTGGTTTTTCGCCGCCGACGGCGAATCCGGGAAGCGGTTCGGGAACGAGACGATCCGCGTCACCCCGGACGGCGAGGTGTCCATCAGGCTGCCGGCACCGCTCGCCCACCTGGCCAACAGCAAGCATGGCCGGTACGTGCTCGCCTCGAAGGTCGCCTTCGTCCACCGGGGCGGCGAGTGGCGCGACCGCATCGAGCAGAACCGGGCCGTCGCCTACCGCGTCCACCTCGACGTGCGGCGCGGCCGCTGGTACCTCACCGCCTCGTGGACCAAGCCCGTCGTCAAGACGGTTCCGCTGGAGACCGCCCGCGCCCGGGGCATGGTCGGTGTGGACACCAACGCCGACCACTTCGCCGCCTACCGGCTCGACCGGCACGGCAACCCGATCGGCTCTCCGCGCCGCTTCGCCTACGACCTGTCCGGCACCGCAGAGCACCGCGACGCCCAGATCCGGCACGCCCTCACCCGGCTCCTGCACTGGACCAGGCAGACCGGCGCGCAGGCGGTCGGGATCGAGAACCTGGACTTCGCCGCCGAGAAGACCCGTGAGAAACACGGCCGCAAGAAGCGGTTCCGGCAGCTCATCTCCGGCATGCCCACCGGCAAGCTCAAGGCCCGCATCGTGTCCATGGCCGCCGAACACGGCATTGCCATCGTCGCCGTCGACCCGGCGTACACCTCCATGTGGGGCGACCAGCACTGGCGCAAGCCCCTCACCGGCAAGACCCGTCACATGACCCGCCATGACGCCGCCTCGGTGGCGATCGGCAGACGCGCCCTCGGGCACCCGATCCGGCGACGGACGGCACCGCCCCGGCATCACCAGAGCGATGGTGCCGGGCATCGGACCGTCCAGGCCGATCGTGGTGACCGAGGACGTGAGGAAACCCGCCACCCCGTCACGGAACGTGCACAGGATGCACGCCGCCGGACAGGGACAACCAGAACGCGGGAGACCAGCACATCCAACACCGTTCGGGATGCGCGCAGTTCCGGGACGTGGGTCCAAGACCCACTCCTGGACACTGTTTAG